The following are encoded in a window of Candidatus Nitrosotenuis cloacae genomic DNA:
- a CDS encoding TylF/MycF/NovP-related O-methyltransferase, with translation MTNENLSREILRNIEYERNTPEMLQFYAETAKFLDRASWNNLEKIRNFPVFAWRQQIRNFVERYEIYKMIKNVPGSILECGIADGFGLMSFAHFCSIFEGYHHTRKVIGFDTFAGFSELLAEDKTSNAMHMKRGGLRHDSYSILQEAIRLYNQNRPLGHIEKIRLVKGDASKTIPVFLKENPYLVIALLYLDMDLYQPTKDALRLLVDRIPKGGMICFDEINHPDYPGETLAVMEEVGLHNLKLRRFDFSTRACYAVVE, from the coding sequence ATGACAAACGAAAATTTATCAAGAGAGATTCTTCGTAACATAGAGTACGAAAGAAATACACCAGAGATGCTCCAGTTTTATGCAGAGACTGCAAAGTTCCTCGACAGGGCATCTTGGAACAACCTTGAGAAGATTAGAAATTTTCCGGTTTTTGCATGGCGCCAGCAGATAAGAAATTTTGTAGAGCGATACGAGATCTACAAGATGATAAAAAATGTCCCAGGTTCCATTCTGGAATGCGGTATTGCAGACGGGTTTGGACTGATGTCGTTTGCCCATTTTTGCTCAATCTTCGAGGGATATCACCACACCAGGAAGGTGATCGGATTTGACACGTTTGCAGGGTTTAGTGAACTGCTTGCAGAGGACAAGACCAGCAACGCAATGCACATGAAAAGGGGCGGCCTGAGGCACGATTCATACTCCATCCTACAAGAAGCAATACGGCTTTACAATCAGAACAGGCCGCTTGGTCATATTGAAAAGATACGGTTAGTCAAAGGAGATGCCTCAAAGACAATTCCCGTGTTCCTAAAGGAAAACCCCTACTTGGTCATTGCCCTGCTCTACTTGGACATGGATCTATATCAGCCCACCAAGGACGCGTTGAGACTTCTAGTTGACAGGATTCCAAAAGGAGGAATGATCTGTTTTGATGAGATCAACCACCCAGATTACCCAGGTGAGACACTTGCAGTCATGGAAGAGGTTGGGCTTCACAATTTGAAGCTTAGGAGATTTGACTTTTCGACGCGAGCCTGCTATGCCGTAGTGGAGTAG
- a CDS encoding NAD-dependent epimerase/dehydratase family protein, whose translation MRILVSGCTGFIGSNLTPRLIESGHDVEGIARRATSASHKIHVADLRSNHIERRITRKDFDAIIHLAADTNEKDVSDMLGDNVVATLNILEFARKNKIRKFIFVSGHNVYSPSSVLPIKEDFATGPLTNYGCTKLLSENLVTYYSSKFGLDVIILRVSVVYGVGQPKKNTISRFISNYKNSRRIYLHRYTNGFQKVDLVNVSDVCDAVISALRLKKRFAIYNIASGTPVTVRNIVRILKNNIRSDSKIRIKNIGKRAVHFYYDIESARRDLNFEPKISLEDGIVKTLSNGNANCASNILLEHNHILHKKTRC comes from the coding sequence ATGAGGATTCTAGTCTCAGGCTGTACTGGGTTTATTGGCTCCAATCTGACTCCAAGGCTGATAGAATCAGGACATGATGTGGAAGGAATTGCAAGGAGGGCAACAAGCGCAAGCCACAAGATCCACGTTGCGGATCTCAGATCCAATCACATAGAAAGGAGGATCACAAGGAAGGATTTTGATGCAATAATACACCTTGCGGCAGATACAAACGAAAAAGATGTCTCAGATATGCTTGGAGACAATGTTGTTGCGACGTTGAACATTTTGGAATTTGCCAGAAAAAACAAGATAAGAAAATTCATATTTGTTTCAGGTCATAACGTGTATTCGCCCTCATCAGTGCTCCCAATAAAGGAGGATTTTGCCACAGGGCCACTCACGAACTACGGCTGTACCAAACTGCTCTCGGAGAACTTGGTCACATATTATAGTTCCAAATTCGGCCTTGATGTAATAATACTACGAGTGTCAGTTGTGTACGGCGTAGGACAACCAAAGAAAAACACGATCTCAAGGTTCATCAGTAACTACAAGAATTCCAGAAGAATATACCTCCACAGATACACAAACGGATTTCAGAAGGTTGATCTTGTCAACGTATCAGATGTGTGCGATGCAGTCATCAGCGCATTAAGGTTGAAAAAAAGGTTCGCCATCTACAACATAGCATCAGGCACGCCTGTGACGGTACGAAACATTGTTAGAATCCTAAAAAACAACATCAGGTCGGACTCGAAGATCAGAATCAAAAACATTGGAAAAAGGGCAGTTCACTTCTATTACGACATCGAATCAGCCAGAAGAGATCTGAATTTTGAGCCGAAGATCTCATTGGAGGACGGCATAGTCAAGACGCTGTCAAATGGTAATGCGAACTGCGCCAGTAACATTCTACTAGAACATAATCACATATTGCATAAAAAAACAAGATGCTAA